Sequence from the Erythrobacter insulae genome:
AACTGGCCGCCGTGGCTGGGTTCCAGCTGATCGGATATGGGGCGCGGGCGAGCCTTAGGGCCCGCCCGCGTACAATCGAAATTTTCAGACGAGTTCGAGTGCCACTGCGGTGGCTTCACCGCCGCCGATGCAAAGGCTGGCGACGCCTTTTGTCTTGCCCTGCGTCTTTAACGCGTTGAGCAGAGTTACGATAATGCGCGTACCCGAGGCCCCGATAGGGTGCCCCAGAGCGGTTGCCCCGCCGTTTACGTTGATCTTTTCATGCGGGATGCCGATGTCGCGCATGGCGAACATGGAAACGCAGGCAAACGCCTCGTTCACTTCCCACAGATCGACGTCATCAACGCTCCAGCCGGCATTTTTCAGAACCTTTTCAATCGCGCCTACCGGTGCAACGGTGAAATCCTTTGGAGCGCGGGCGTGGGCGGCCATGGCAACGATTTTGGCAACCGGAGTGGCGCCTTTGTCCTTGGCTACGCTCGCACGGGTCAGAACCACCGCTGCGGCACCGTCCGAGATCGAGCTGGATGTGGCTGCTGTGATGGTGCCGTCTTTCGCAAATGCGGCGCGTAGCTGCGGGATTTTGTCAGGACGACCTTTGCCTGGCTGTTCATCGGTTTCGACGGTCACATCACCTTTGCGGGTGGAGAAAGTGACAGGAACAACTTCACCGGAAAAGGCACCGCTTTCAATCGCGGCGTTGGCGCGGCGCAGGGATTCGATTGAATATTCATCCTGCTCTTCACGGGTCAGTTGATA
This genomic interval carries:
- a CDS encoding thiolase family protein, with product MPHFSQADPVVILSYARTPMGGMQGALSDVSATDLGATAVKAAVERSGIAGGDFDRAYMGCVLPAGLGQAPARQAVIKGGLPESVQATTVNKVCGSGMQTVIMGAEALASGTIDMVIAGGMESMTNAPYLLKKHRSGARIGHDTAYDHMFLDGLEDAYEEGRAMGTFAQDTANEYQLTREEQDEYSIESLRRANAAIESGAFSGEVVPVTFSTRKGDVTVETDEQPGKGRPDKIPQLRAAFAKDGTITAATSSSISDGAAAVVLTRASVAKDKGATPVAKIVAMAAHARAPKDFTVAPVGAIEKVLKNAGWSVDDVDLWEVNEAFACVSMFAMRDIGIPHEKINVNGGATALGHPIGASGTRIIVTLLNALKTQGKTKGVASLCIGGGEATAVALELV